One Mya arenaria isolate MELC-2E11 chromosome 7, ASM2691426v1 genomic window carries:
- the LOC128241155 gene encoding uncharacterized protein LOC128241155, which yields MASKQNQCEMCFKENAVGHCETCGDVGEYCVDIHKKGKLFQTHTVVLFEAVKLHEDGGVKPKIFMQDITEERCKQHPTERAIFFCNVHESMICGRCLHSEHIPCVKEVVDLLKEGITIDCEKVNTMKSLLMEVKDEILLLKNEAEQSKDNYKETADKCVQDCMELGNTIKRRVDELTSGIRDGIIDKHNENLTIYSHITKLCDEKTKWCDDEESKIDNFVDNNLAGHLYLMSRHFEKEASDARSHLKEMKHKHTLKGFDFKENNVILKCLFEDLDEVCEQQDEVTGSDDGNANNVFVSTPKVNKTRRELTVVLNQAKDELDNSEKTRKQFEQELLKAKQDIDKSENTLKELRDELKRVNQELYHSEKERADVKAQLSPLQDNIKWTQPTGTVDVKKTTVE from the exons ATGGCATCAAAGCAGAATCAGTGTGAAATGTGCTTTAAGGAAAACGCAGTTGGACATTGCGAAACCTGCGGAGATGTTGGAGAATATTGTGTAGATATTCACAAAAAAGGAAAGTTGTTTCAAACTCAcactgttgttttgtttgaggCTGTAAAATTGCATGAGGATGGTGGAGTTAAACCAAAAATCTTTATGCAAGACATCACAGAAGAAAGATGTAAGCAGCATCCGACAGAGAGagctatttttttttgtaatgtgcATGAGTCCATGATATGTGGCCGATGCCTTCATTCGGAACATATTCCTTGTGTAAAAGAAGTTGTTGACTTGTTGAAGGAAGGAATTACCATAGACTGCGAGAAAGTCAACACaatgaagtcattgttgatggAGGTAAAAGATGAAATTCTTCTTTTGAAAAATGAGGCAGAACAAAGCAAGGACAACTACAAGGAAACTGCAGATAAATGTGTGCAAGATTGTATGGAGTTAGGTAATACAATTAAACGACGGGTAGATGAACTAACAAGTGGCATTAGAGACGGGATAATAGACAAACATAACGAAAACTTGACCATTTATTCCCATATTACTAAACTGTGTGATGAGAAAACCAAGTGGTGTGACGATGAGGAAagtaaaattgataattttgttGACAATAATTTGGCTGGGCATTTGTACCTAATGAGCAGACATTTTGAGAAAGAAGCTTCGGATGCCAGATCCCACCTGAAAgaaatgaaacacaaacatactTTGAAAGGTTTcgatttcaaagaaaacaatgttattctTAAATGCCTGTTTGAGGATTTGGATGAAGTTTGTGAACAACAAGACGAAGTTACTGGGAGCGACGATGGAAATGCCAACAATGTTTTCGTATCTACCCCGAAAGTAAACAAG ACCCGGCGAGAGCTCACTGTAGTCTTGAATCAGGCCAAAGACGAATTAGATAACTCAGAAAAG ACAAGAAAGCAGTTTGAGCAAGAGTTACTGAAAGCGAAACAGGACATAGATAAATCTGAAAAC ACACTGAAGGAACTACGTGATGAGCTGAAACGAGTGAATCAAGAACTATATCATTCAGAAAAG